One Ogataea parapolymorpha DL-1 chromosome VI, whole genome shotgun sequence DNA window includes the following coding sequences:
- a CDS encoding Elongation of fatty acids protein 2: protein MSLSTLPVPSFDRPFGIYLFDHFDHLVSKLTCGRFVPSKFDFVAGETFFSTPVPVFGAIVLYYVVIFGGQHILKSNNFRPLVLNGLFQLHNLLLTILSLTLVTLMAEQLIPMIHKHGLYYAICDPGAWTQQMVVLYYLNYLTKFTEFVDTLFLVVKQKRLTFLHTYHHGATALLCYTQLIGLTSISWVPITLNLFVHVVMYWYYFLAARGIRVWWKEWVTRFQIIQFILDLSFIYFATYQKLVHNFAPSLPHCGDCAGTPLATISGCIIISSYLVLFIAFYIEVYKKSSKKAKVVRRVRGGVAAKVNEYVYLDKQTLQSNYDSNTGSPLAVPRQRNLRSTKKKI, encoded by the coding sequence ATGTCGCTCTCAACTCTTCCTGTGCCCTCTTTTGACCGCCCTTTCGGCATTTACCTATTCGACCACTTCGATCATTTGGTCTCAAAGCTCACTTGCGGTCGGTTTGTTCCTAGCAAGTTTGATTTTGTCGCCGGAGAGACCTTTTTCTCTACGCCGGTCCCAGTCTTTGGTGCCATAGTTCTCTACTACGTGGTCATCTTTGGTGGTCAACATATTTTGAAATCCAACAACTTCAGACCGCTGGTCCTCAACGGATTGTTTCAACTCCATAATTTGCTCCTCACTATTTTGTCCTTGACTCTCGTGACTCTGATGGCCGAGCAACTGATTCCAATGATTCACAAACACGGACTATACTATGCCATCTGCGATCCCGGTGCATGGACTCAGCAGATGGTCGTTCTGTACTACCTCAACTACCTCACCAAGTTCACAGAATTTGTTGACACTCTTTTCCTAGTGGTGAAGCAGAAAAGATTGACGTTCTTGCACACCTACCACCACGGTGCCACCGCTCTTCTGTGCTACACACAGCTGATCGGCCTGACCTCGATCTCGTGGGTCCCAATCACACTTAACCTGTTTGTCCATGTGGTCATGTACTGGTACTATTTCCTCGCTGCCCGCGGTATTCGTGTCTGGTGGAAAGAATGGGTGACGCGATTCCAAATCATTCAGTTTATTTTGGATCTGTCCTTCATCTACTTTGCCACCTACCAGAAGCTTGTCCATAATTTTGCCCCATCGCTGCCTCATTGTGGCGACTGCGCCGGCACGCCTCTAGCCACCATCAGTGGCTGTATCATCATCTCATCCTACCTTGTTCTGTTCATCGCATTCTATATTGAGGTGTACAAAAAGAGCTCCAAGAAAGCCAAAGTCGTCCGCAGAGTCAGAGGTGGtgttgctgccaaagtCAACGAGTACGTTTACCTTGACAAGCAAACATTGCAGTCCAACTACGACTCTAACACTGGATCACCTTTGGCTGTTCCAAGACAACGCAATCTCAGAtccaccaagaagaagatttAA
- a CDS encoding ABC transporter CDR4, with translation MSKDSISVPADIDNHEAEVYEGFADAAENQVRELARELTHQSRTSLSESKSGGGDDLIRTLTSMSQVPGVEPSTADDPRLDPFSDSFDSKFWVKNARKLMQSDPDHYKPTSLGIAYKNLRVQGIASDADFQPTVLNIGLKKARDFYYDYFRRNDESRYFDILKPMDALMKPGTVTVVLGRPGAGCSTLLKTISSHTYGLKVDKESVISYDGLSVRDIKKHYRGEVVYSAETDVHFPQLTVGQTLQFAATMRTPDNRTPGITREQYAKHMAQVYMATYGLSHTYNTKVGNEFIRGVSGGERKRVSIAEVSLCGANLQCWDNATRGLDSATALEFIRALKTSAMLLDTTSLIAIYQCSQSAYDLFDYVILLYDGYQIYYGPGTEAKAYFERMGYECPPRQTTADYLTSITSPAERVAKKGWENKVPKTPKEFNDYWKASPEYKQLLEEIDSYIHNAEANNLKQEYRDAHVARQSKAARPSSPYTLSYGKQVRAIMTRNIWRTKGDPSITLFSIFGNSIMGLILSSLFYNLSQTTGSFYTRTAAMFFAVLFNGFSSMLEIMALFESREIVEKHKKFALYHPSADAFASVITELPTKLITAVAFNLVFYFMIHFKREPGAFFFYFLINFMATLVMSGIFRSIGSFYRTLAESMTPSALLLLALVIYTGFALPTPSMHGWSRWINYIDPVAYCFEALIANEFHGVTYKCSQFIPAYPGANAANRVCSAVSSIAGEDYVDGDRYIYESFRYKWDHRWRNFGIVVGFTIFFTGLYLTLVENSKGAMQKGEIIVFQRSTLNKLKKEHASSASRDIEATPENEKPAAIQDDVSSSDGVAKLIAGKDIFHWRDVCYEVKIKTETRRILDHVDGWVKPGTLTALMGASGAGKTTLLDVLANRVTMGVVSGSMFVNGRLRDGSFQRNTGYVQQQDLHLRTSTVREALRFSAYLRQGKDIPKAEKDEYVENVINILEMNKYADAIVGVAGEGLNVEQRKRLTIGVELAAKPQLLLFLDEPTSGLDSQTAWSICQLMRKLADNGQAVLCTIHQPSAILLKEFDRLLFLAKGGKTVYFGELGENCQTLIDYFEKYGAPKCPPEANPAEWMLEVIGAAPGSHALQDYHEVWLKSSERHAVREELKTMERELAKLPLSTLPHAQDEFASGLWLQYYLVTKRVFEQYWRTPSYIWNKILLTVISTLFNGFSFYNAGTSMQGLQNQMLSIFMLSIILLTMVDQMLPQFVAQRSLYEVRERPSKTFSWVAFVLAQVTAEIPYNWICGTLAYFCWYYPVGLQKNAAAVNATAERGALSWLNMVAFFCFSSTLGQAAGAAIEISDNAANLVSLLFTMSLNFCGALIIPTGFWVFMYRVSPITYWLASILSTGVGGVNVECAEKEYVHFPPPSGMTCGDYMSQYVSQAGGYILDASATDNCAFCPMKETNMFLKAMGIDFDNRWRDWGIFICYIAINIFFTVFLYWLVRVPKKSNRVKDESALKSKGEQQSANSEEGSLIKE, from the coding sequence ATGAGTAAAGATTCAATCAGTGTTCCCGCGGACATCGACAACCATGAGGCTGAAGTCTATGAAGGGTTTGCCGATGCTGCAGAGAACCAGGTTCGTGAATTGGCCAGAGAATTGACCCATCAGAGCCGCACCTCTCTCTCAGAGTCCAAGAGTGGCGGCGGGGATGATCTCATTAGAACCCTGACTTCCATGTCACAGGTTCCTGGTGTCGAGCCAAGCACTGCAGATGATCCTAGATTGGACCCTTTTTCAGACTCGTTCGACTCCAAGTTCTGGGTCAAGAACGCACGCAAACTGATGCAGTCGGACCCTGACCACTACAAGCCAACGTCGCTCGGAATTGCATATAAGAATCTGCGTGTGCAAGGTATTGCTTCCGATGCCGACTTCCAGCCTACGGTTCTCAATATCGGGCTGAAAAAAGCTAGAGACTTTTACTATGATTACTTCAGAAGAAACGACGAATCCAGATACTTTGATATCCTCAAGCCTATGGACGCTCTCATGAAACCCGGAACCGTCACGGTGGTTTTGGGAAGACCTGGTGCCGGATGCTCGACGTTGCTCAAGACCATCTCCTCACATACCTACGGTCTGAAAGTCGACAAGGAGTCTGTGATATCTTACGACGGCCTTTCAGTCCGGGATATCAAGAAACACTATAGAGGAGAGGTTGTTTACTCTGCCGAGACAGATGTGCACTTCCCGCAGCTAACGGTCGGCCAGACGCTGCAATTTGCTGCCACGATGAGGACACCGGATAATAGAACACCAGGCATCACCAGAGAACAGTATGCGAAACACATGGCCCAGGTGTATATGGCCACGTACGGATTGAGCCACACGTACAATACCAAGGTCGGAAACGAGTTCATTAGAGGTGTTTCCGGTGGTGAAAGAAAGAGAGTCTCGATTGCCGAGGTTTCTTTGTGCGGAGCGAACTTGCAGTGCTGGGATAATGCCACAAGAGGCCTGGATTCTGCCACCGCGTTGGAATTTATCCGTGCCCTTAAGACTTCTGcgatgctgctggacacCACCTCACTGATTGCTATTTACCAGTGTTCACAGAGCGCATACGATCTCTTTGACTATGTCATTCTCCTATACGATGGCTACCAGATCTACTACGGCCCAGGAACCGAGGCTAAGGCATACTTTGAGAGAATGGGATACGAGTGTCCTCCTAGACAGACGACTGCCGATTATCTTACGTCGATCACCTCTCCAGCAGAGAGAGTCGCCAAAAAAGGCTGGGAAAACAAGGTGCCAAAGACGCCGAAGGAGTTCAACGACTACTGGAAAGCGTCTCCGGAGtacaaacagctgctcgaggAGATTGATTCGTACATTCACAACGCAGAGGCCAATAACCTCAAACAGGAGTACAGGGATGCACACGTGGCCAGACAGTCCAAAGCAGCAAGACCATCGTCTCCTTACACCCTTTCCTACGGCAAGCAGGTGAGAGCTATCATGACGAGAAATATCTGGAGAACTAAGGGAGACCCTTCGATCACTTTGTTCTCGATCTTTGGTAACTCCATCATGGGTTTGATTCTGTCGTCTCTTTTCTACAATCTCAGCCAAACTACCGGCTCCTTCTACACCAGAACTGCTGCCATGTTCTTTGCCGTGCTGTTCAACGGTTTCTCGTCGATGCTGGAGATTATGGCTCTGTTCGAATCCAGAGAAATTGTTGAAAAGCACAAGAAGTTTGCATTATACCATCCGTCCGCCGACGCTTTTGCATCTGTCATCACTGAACTGCCTACCAAGCTGATCACGGCCGTGGCGTTCAATCTGGTGTTCTATTTCATGATTCACTTTAAAAGAGAGCCAGGTGCGTTCTTCTTCTACTTCCTGATCAACTTCATGGCCACCTTGGTCATGTCGGGTATTTTCCGGTCGATCGGTTCATTCTACAGAACTCTGGCCGAGAGTATGACGCCCTCTGCACTGTTGCTGCTCGCCCTGGTCATTTACACTGGTTTTGCATTGCCAACTCCCTCGATGCATGGCTGGTCCAGATGGATCAACTACATCGACCCGGTGGCTTACTGTTTCGAGGCACTGATTGCCAACGAGTTCCATGGCGTGACGTACAAATGTTCGCAGTTCATCCCTGCATATCCGGGTGCTAACGCGGCCAACCGCGTGTGTTCTGCTGTTAGTTCGATTGCCGGTGAGGACTACGTTGATGGCGACCGTTACATCTACGAGTCTTTCCGCTACAAATGGGACCACAGATGGAGAAACTTTGGTATTGTTGTCGGATTCACCATCTTCTTCACCGGTTTGTACCTCACCCTTGTGGAAAATTCCAAGGGAGCCATGCAGAAGGGTGAGATTATTGTTTTCCAGAGATCGACGctgaacaagctcaagaaagagcacgcttcttcagcttcacGTGACATCGAGGCCACGCCAGAGAACGAAAAACCGGCTGCTATTCAAGACGACGTTAGCTCTTCCGACGGAGTGGCCAAGCTCATTGCTGGAAAGGACATTTTCCATTGGAGAGATGTTTGCTACGAGGTCAAGATTAAGACCGAGACCAGAAGAATTCTGGACCATGTCGATGGATGGGTGAAGCCTGGCACTCTGACTGCGCTGATGGGTGCTTCCGGAGCAGGTAAGACGACGTTGTTGGATGTTCTCGCCAATCGTGTCACCATGGGTGTCGTTTCGGGCTCCATGTTTGTCAACGGAAGACTCAGAGACGGGTCATTCCAGAGAAACACCGGTTATGTCCAGCAACAAGATCTACATTTGAGAACGTCTACCGTTCGTGAAGCTCTGAGGTTCTCTGCTTATTTGAGACAAGGCAAGGACATTCCTAAAGCCGAGAAAGACGAGTATGTCGAGAACGTGATCaacattttggaaatgAACAAATATGCCGATGCCATTGTTGGTGTTGCTGGTGAGGGTTTAAACGTGGAGCAGCGGAAGAGATTGACTATTGGTGTCGAACTTGCTGCCAAGCcccagctgctgctgttcctggACGAGCCTACCTCTGGGCTTGACTCCCAGACTGCTTGGTCGATCTGTCAGCTGATGAGAAAACTTGCCGACAACGGGCAGGCTGTCCTTTGTACGATCCATCAGCCTTCGGCTATTctgctcaaggagttcGACAGATTGTTGTTCCTTGCCAAAGGAGGTAAGACCGTGTACTTTGGTGAACTGGGAGAGAACTGTCAGACGTTGATCGActactttgaaaaatacggTGCTCCAAAGTGTCCACCAGAGGCTAACCCTGCTGAGTGGATGCTGGAAGTGATTGGTGCGGCTCCTGGTTCTCACGCTCTGCAAGACTACCACGAAGTTTGGCTCAAGTCCAGCGAGAGACACGCCGTTAGagaagagctgaaaacCATGGAAAGggagctggccaagctgcCTTTGTCGACCCTTCCACATGCTCAGGACGAATTCGCCAGTGGCTTATGGCTGCAGTACTACCTGGTTACTAAGAGAGTGTTTGAGCAGTACTGGAGAACTCCGTCGTACATTTGGAACAAGATTTTACTGACTGTCATCTCGACGTTGTTCAACGGTTTCTCCTTTTACAACGCTGGAACTTCTATGCAGGGCCTGCAGAACCAGATGCTTTCAATTTTCATGCTTTCTATCATTTTGCTGACCATGGTTGACCAGATGCTTCCTCAATTTGTGGCCCAAAGATCTCTGTACGAGGTGAGAGAACGGCCATCTAAAACGTTTAGCTGGGTCGCGTTTGTGCTCGCCCAGGTCACTGCGGAGATCCCATACAACTGGATTTGTGGTACCCTTGCCTACTTCTGCTGGTACTACCCAGTCGGTCTGCAGAAAAATGCCGCTGCCGTGAATGCTACTGCTGAGAGAGGTGCTCTCAGTTGGCTCAACATGGTTGCATTCTTCTGCTTTTCGAGTACCCTGGGACAAGCTGCCGGTGCAGCTATCGAGATCTCTGATAACGCTGCCAACTTGGTGTCTCTGCTGTTCACCATGTCATTGAACTTCTGTGGTGCTCTGATCATCCCTACAGGGTTCTGGGTGTTCATGTACAGGGTGTCGCCAATTACTTACTGGCTTGCGTCTATCCTCAGCACTGGTGTTGGTGGTGTCAATGTGGAGTGTGCAGAGAAAGAGTACGTGCACTTCCCTCCTCCTTCTGGCATGACCTGTGGTGATTACATGAGCCAGTACGTGAGCCAGGCGGGAGGATATATTTTGGACGCTTCCGCCACAGACAACTGTGCGTTCTGCCCAATGAAAGAAACCAACATGTTCTTGAAAGCCATGGGCATCGACTTCGACAACAGATGGAGAGACTGGGGTATTTTCATCTGCTACATTGCGATTAACATCTTTTTCACTGTCTTCCTGTACTGGCTTGTTAGAgttccaaaaaagagcaaCAGAGTCAAGGACGAGTCGGCACTCAAGAGCAAAGGCGAACAGCAAAGTGCAAATAGTGAGGAGGGTTCTTTGATCAAGGAGTAA
- a CDS encoding Ubiquitin carboxyl-terminal hydrolase, which yields MGFEQSEAVPQPSEQPLEAADSQLIQRRAEYVKLVEQSFFDLREGTKYYGIPKEWLNVFLRGPPQEAAALGPINTSSILDHTELCINPATNPEFVAEQVFAKLVEWYGVDGPFVERQLFMDKKDGQLKLETYPLYIIPHLLCNNPETINRYRLAGAKPFLISALSTARDLKLAVKKQFEIGKGTTRIWRITPATRLPVILTPQDLSNITSKTLIPAGKKSGSIRLEDLNISERNILIEIQQEDGTYPMDTSSTVTLGSGLVGLNNLGNTCYMNSALQCLVHIPELTNYFLYDYYEKEINRDNPLGNDGKVASAYAGLVKHLFDKRFAGPSSSFSPRDFKYTIGYYNSMFADYHQQDSQELIAFLLDGLHEDLNRILKKPYVEKPELPDDKVNDLEEVRKLAQKCWDSHKLRNNSVVIDLFVGLYKSTLVCPSCGKISITFDPYNDLTLPLPVHKKWIGKVNVLLEEGYPKSLEVELPKSATFADLKVYVADKVKVPINELLAVEVFQSQVYKNFEAKDSDTRYLPISDLIGQNDEIWFHQIKHRPGDLIVPVFNTLSDSRNTKPFGIPFFITVTEDECYSFGKIRRKLEQRYSQLSTFNFFGSRQRLQHRATEFPGIEDGDDDDVSLADPEIPGNYAFSVKVFDSSHELKISNRYGRGLYGYSRYPQEDEEDDSLWIPRTHNNFKGLPDLLEKVEENKRRFYLYGAKSTETVTSEDSDPGNPGDGADETNLMDSDPSEQNLAPLTEEANGMQVDDDEKEEQQDSESELESIARPLIFEKNALVCEWEPTFFDTFFTGIEEDGLGGRETWSNPEILENAEVEENKRLMAESRRKNISLDNCMEMFSNPEVLGENDLWYCPNCKEHRQATKKIEIWSVPDILTIHLKRFENTKSFSDKIDAVVEFPIEGLDMSKYVVDSTGEEMIYDLFAVDNHFGGLGGGHYTAYAKNFVDGKWYYFDDSRVSVVDPTESIRGSAYLLFYRKRSSEPLGGEFFRRMMGEIGQRNAENHKRLQESVKQDALRADSIDESPTPMESLNTTESGTSATTTTDVCSDENEQGYHELKSERSDETESLVSDNLIKRRKKMLGDGHVDSTIGSPASDVDDNVSTFSGNAVAPADINDGAYGDFI from the coding sequence ATGGGTTTCGAACAGAGCGAGGCTGTTCCGCAACCATCCGAGCAGCCCTTGGAAGCAGCAGACTCGCAGCTGATCCAGCGGCGAGCAGAGTACGTGAAGCTCGTTGAGCAGTCCTTTTTCGATCTTAGAGAAGGAACCAAGTACTACGGCATACCGAAAGAGTGGCTCAATGTTTTTCTGAGAGGACCACCACAGGAGGCAGCTGCTCTGGGTCCTATCAATACAAGCAGCATTCTGGACCATACGGAGCTTTGCATCAATCCGGCGACTAATCCAGAGTTTGTTGCGGAGCAAGTCTTTGCGAAACTTGTCGAGTGGTACGGCGTGGATGGTCCCTTTGTGGAGCGGCAATTATTCATGGACAAAAAAGACGGACAGCTCAAGCTCGAGACGTATCCGTTATATATAATTCCGCATCTGCTTTGCAATAACCCCGAAACCATCAACAGATACAGATTGGCCGGCGCAAAGCCATTTTTGATATCTGCTCTCAGCACGGCCAGAGACCTCAAGCTAGCAGTGAAAAAACAGTTCGAGATTGGGAAGGGCACCACCAGAATATGGAGAATCACGCCTGCAACCAGATTGCCTGTGATCCTCACTCCTCAGGACCTGTCAAACATCACTTCCAAGACGCTAATCCCGGCAGGAAAGAAATCTGGCTCTATAAGATTAGAGGACCTTAACATCAGTGAGCGCAACATTCTTATCGAGATACAACAGGAGGACGGAACGTATCCAATGGACACATCCTCGACGGTTACCCTTGGATCAGGATTAGTGGGACTCAATAATCTGGGAAACACTTGCTACATGAATTCCGCTCTTCAGTGTTTGGTTCATATCCCGGAGCTCACCAATTATTTTTTGTATGATTATTACGAGAAGGAAATTAACAGAGATAACCCCCTGGGAAACGATGGAAAAGTGGCGTCTGCTTATGCAGGCCTGGTAAAGCATCTATTCGACAAACGCTTTGCGGGGCCCTCAAGTTCATTTTCACCAAGAGACTTCAAATATACAATCGGATACTATAACTCGATGTTTGCAGATTATCACCAACAAGACTCACAGGAACTGATagcttttcttttggaTGGACTACACGAGGACCTGAATAGGATCCTGAAGAAACCGTATGTTGAAAAACCAGAGCTGCCGGACGATAAAGTTAACGATCTGGAAGAAGTGCGGAAATTGGCACAGAAGTGCTGGGACAGCCACAAGCTGCGAAATAACTCTGTCGTTATCGACTTGTTTGTGGGACTATATAAATCTACTCTGGTGTGTCCATCTTGCGGCAAGATCAGTATCACATTCGATCCTTACAATGATCTCACTCTACCATTGCCGGTTCATAAGAAATGGATCGGCAAAGTCAATGTTTTGTTGGAAGAAGGGTATCCCAAAAGTCTTGAAGTGGAACTTCCTAAGTCTGCTACATTTGCTGACCTCAAAGTATACGTTGCAGATAAAGTGAAAGTGCCTATCAATGAGCTGCTCGCCGTTGAGGTGTTCCAGTCGCAGGTGTACAAAAATTTTGAGGCCAAGGATTCAGACACACGCTACCTGCCTATTTCTGATTTGATCGGCCAGAACGATGAGATATGGTTCCACCAGATCAAACATAGGCCAGGAGACTTGATTGTTCCTGTTTTCAATACTCTCTCAGACTCAAGAAACACCAAGCCCTTTGGCATACCATTCTTCATCACGGTCACAGAGGACGAATGTTATTCGTTTGGCAAAATAAGAAGGAAATTGGAACAACGCTACAGCCAGCTTTCGACATTCAACTTCTTCGGGTCGAGGCAGCGTCTGCAGCATCGGGCTACAGAATTTCCTGGGATTGAGGACGgcgacgatgatgatgtctCTTTGGCGGATCCTGAAATACCTGGAAATTATGCCTTTAGCGTGAAGGTGTTCGATTCGTCtcacgagctcaagattTCCAACAGATACGGTAGAGGTCTATACGGATACTCTAGGTATCCTcaggaggacgaggaagacgatTCGTTGTGGATTCCTCGCACACATAATAATTTTAAAGGCCTGCCggacctgctggagaaagtggaagaaaataaaCGGAGATTCTATTTATATGGAGCCAAGTCTACCGAGACAGTTACTAGTGAGGACTCTGATCCGGGAAATCCTGGTGATGGTGCTGATGAAACAAATCTGATGGATAGCGACCCTAGTGAACAAAACTTGGCTCCGTTGACAGAGGAGGCCAACGGAATGCAAGTagatgacgacgaaaaagaggagcagcaggattCGGAGTCTGAGCTGGAGAGCATTGCAAGACCTCtgattttcgaaaaaaatgcGCTAGTCTGCGAGTGGGAGCCTACATTTTTCGATACTTTTTTCACAGGAATTGAGGAGGATGGACTGGGAGGCAGAGAAACATGGTCAAACCCAGAGATACTGGAAAATGCtgaggtggaggaaaacAAGCGACTTATGGCCGAAAGCAGGCGGAAGAACATATCTTTGGACAATTGCATGGAGATGTTCTCGAATCCAGAAGTTTTAGGAGAGAACGATTTGTGGTACTGTCCAAACTGCAAAGAGCACAGGCAGGCAAccaagaaaattgagatCTGGTCTGTTCCGGACATCCTTACTATCCACTTAAAGCGATTTGAGAATACAAAGAGCTTTAGCGACAAGATAGACGCTGTTGTGGAATTTCCCATTGAGGGCCTCGATATGTCCAAATATGTTGTCGACTCTACTGGGGAGGAGATGATTTACGACCTTTTTGCCGTGGACAACCATTTTGGTGGACTTGGTGGTGGACACTACACAGCGTACGCCAAGAACTTTGTTGATGGAAAGTGGTACTATTTTGACGACTCACGGGTGTCTGTCGTGGACCCCACCGAGTCCATTCGGGGCTCTGCCTATCTGCTGTTCTATCGAAAGAGAAGTAGCGAGCCGCTGGGAGGGGAGTTCTTCCGCCGTATGATGGGAGAGATTGGGCAGAGAAACGCAGAGAACCACAAAAGACTGCAGGAGTCTGTGAAGCAGGACGCTCTGAGAGCAGACAGCATAGACGAGTCTCCGACACCGATGGAGTCATTGAACACTACAGAGAGCGGGACCAGCGCTACGACCACTACAGACGTTTGTTCTGATGAGAACGAGCAAGGCTACCATGAACTGAAAAGCGAGCGAAGCGATGAGACCGAGTCGTTAGTCTCGGATAATCTTATCAAGCGTCGCAAAAAGATGCTGGGTGATGGCCACGTCGATTCTACGATCGGCTCTCCGGCTAGTGACGTTGACGACAATGTGTCCACGTTCAGTGGAAACGCTGTTGCCCCAGCCGATATCAATGATGGGGCATACGGTGACTTTATTTAG
- a CDS encoding exosome complex component RRP43 produces MSETASFKPNNFPPDVLAQIAPDVLLQKYLQIGLRPSLRKFDEFRPVVISRAGVGRYEASEPNGDINGVGSVLGSSIVKSGKTTVICLISGAIVEDDHELVNDYRTKLEKDIIDSETHTDSKKATVYTEVEISRGGSGPPNEEEIAISQRLYETIYHSGLIDRDALKIQLEFKGSEGLEQEFLPQTSYSFVLYATIQVFSRAGPVYDLCYGALISALRQTRLPAVYIAEKRTEVGVRRVRVEDYDLVCEAEKNELLKLNEDRIAWSSTFGLVELDKDVPHDEDKMEIDTDGKILLAELEGEAEENIDTRITVSSNGSTLSGLSVYGAAGVTKEDLKKAFDLANRRAQYVLNSEGLEM; encoded by the coding sequence ATGTCAGAGACCGCTTCTTTCAAACCCAATAATTTTCCGCCAGACGTACTGGCGCAGATCGCGCCCGATGTGCTGCTCCAAAAGTATCTGCAAATTGGCTTACGCCCATCGTTGCGGaagtttgacgagttcagGCCTGTCGTAATCAGCCGTGCTGGAGTCGGAAGGTACGAGGCTAGCGAGCCCAACGGCGACATTAACGGTGTTGGTAGCGTGCTTGGGTCCTCGATCGTGAAATCAGGCAAGACTACTGTCATATGTCTGATTAGCGGTGCGATTGTTGAGGATGATCACGAGCTGGTTAACGACTACAGAACaaagctcgaaaaagatATAATAGACAGCGAAACACATACAGATAGCAAAAAAGCGACCGTTTACACAGAAGTTGAGATCTCGCGTGGCGGCAGTGGGCCGCCGAACGAAGAGGAGATCGCGATCTCGCAGAGGCTATACGAAACCATCTACCATTCTGGCCTGATTGACCGCGACGCTCTGAAGATCCAGCTTGAGTTCAAGGGAAGTGAGGGGCTGGAACAGGAGTTCTTGCCACAAACAAGCTATTCGTTTGTGCTATACGCTACCATTCAGGTCTTCTCGCGCGCTGGCCCAGTATATGACCTGTGCTACGGGGCACTTATTTCTGCGCTTCGACAGACCCGTCTTCCTGCTGTCTACATTGCTGAGAAACGGACTGAGGTGGGGGTTCGTCGGGTGCGAGTTGAGGACTACGATCTGGTGTGCGAGGCcgagaaaaacgagctcTTAAAACTGAACGAGGACAGAATAGCTTGGAGTTCGACGTTTGGACTAgtggagctggacaaagACGTTCCTCATGATGAGGATAAAATGGAGATTGACACAGACGGCAAGATTCTgctggcagagctggaaggCGAGGCGGAAGAAAACATAGACACACGGATCACGGTGAGTTCAAACGGCAGCACGTTGAGTGGCCTTAGCGTTTAcggcgctgctggagtcaCAAAGgaggatctgaaaaaagcaTTCGATTTGGCTAACCGTCGTGCCCAGTATGTGCTGAATAGTGAAGGATTGGAGATGTAA